DNA sequence from the Candidatus Eisenbacteria bacterium genome:
CCCGATGCTCCAGCGCCCCCGCCGTCGGTCAGTCATTCTGACCGACGGCTTTTTTGTGATGGGATTTTTCCTTGACTAACAAGTTGCAGTCCATTATGTTCCACTTGTGGAGTGGCCCTGTGTGCCGAACCCACGAGGACCGAGGGTAGGGGCGTGCCGGATTCCGGAGGAGGGCGACATCGTGATAACGAACGGATCGGGAGATTGTCTAATGCGCACGCACAGCAGGGTTGTGACGTGCCTTTTCGTTGCAGTCACCTTCTTCGGGCTTTCTATGCCGAGCTTGGTCGGCGCCGAGCTTCAATTGCTTGACCACCACTCCGCGGACCCCTGGGAGAATCTCTTGCCCCTGTCGAGCAGAAACTCTTTGCTGGATCCTTCGAAGCTCGACATCTCTCATCAGCTCGTATTTTCCTACGCTTCGGGATCAACCAAACAAGGTGACACGAGCGGTCTGTTCCTGACCAGATTCCAGTACCCCTTGTCGAACCCGCTCAAGCTCGATCTTACGATAGGCAGCTCTCTGACCCACTCGGGGCTTCAAGGGTTTCAGTCCAACGGGTTGTTCATACAGAACCTGTCTTTGCGCTATGCACCGAACGACGGGTTCCTCCTGTTCTTCATGTACAATGGCGCCCCTTATAACCGATTCTACTTTCCCACTCGCTAGACGTACCAGGGGGGAGTGTTCCTAGAGTGTGATGTGGCCCACTAGAATTCCTGGAAAGAAAGACATACAAGCGCTTCGCAAGGCCTGCCGCGATAATCCTTACGACGCCCTCGCAGCGGTCGAGCTTGCAAGAACGCTCGAAGCCAACGGCGAGAGCGAAGAAGCCCTTTCCGTCATAAGACTGTTGATGAGCAACGGCAGGGCGGACGAAGACGCGTACCTGATTGCTGCGAGTCTGCTCAGGAACAGAGGGGAATTCGAGGAAGCCTTGCGGGTGCTCCGGAAGGCGCAAGAATCGTTTCCTTCTTCTGTGGCCGTCGGATATGGCCTCGGTCAAGTACTGGCGCAGATGGGGAGGACTGAGGAGGCGATAGCAGAACAGAAGGCGGCAATCGAACTCGATCCCCGCAACGCGGAGGCTCATTTCAGGCTCGGCGTCACGTATGCCAACACCGAGATGTTCGAGGATGCCCTGAGACAATACGAGAGCGCGATTGACCTCAATCCGCTACACGCAAGAGCGCACACAAACCTGGGATTCGTTCTTGATAAGCTGGGTTACCACGATGACGCCATAGCTGCCTTCAAGCGGGCCCTGGAGCTTGACCCCGAAAGCGCAGAAGGGCACTACAATCTGGGTGCCGTCTACGGAGACCAGGGCCTTTACAGAGAGGCGATAGCCGAGTTCAAGGCCGCTCTCGAGATCGATCCCAATTCGGCCGAAGCGCACTTCAACCTGGGTATTGCGTATCTTGACGGGGGAAGGCTGGACGAAGCGCTGCAGGAGTTCAAATGGTCATTTCAGCTAAACCCAAAGAACCCCAGGGCCTCCTACTACCTCGGCCAAGTTTACAGTCGCAAGGGAATCTACGACCTGGCGATCGACAACTTCAAGCGTTGCATCGTAGGTGATCCGAGAGACGCGCGTGCTCACTACTTCCTCGGTCTGGCCTACAACAAGATAGACGCGATTGACGAAGCCATCGCCGCCTTTGAGATGGTCACGAAGCTCATGCCGCAAGACTGCAAGGCGTACTTCTATCTCGGCGTGGCTTATGACAAGAAGCGCCTTCCTGCGAAGGCAAGGGAGGCCTACATGACCGCCGACAGGCTTCTCAAGTGATCGCCACCCCCAACCGTAGCTCATGAACAGCTTCTCGGTCAGAAGAATAGCCGGCCTCTTCGCGGCGATGCGAATTCTCAATTCGTGCGCTGTATTCACGGCCACCTTCGTCGGCGGACTCCTTGCGGCCGGCGGCCGGATGGCCTCCGGTGCGCTCGGCGCAATTGCCCTTGCGGCAGCCTCCGTGGCCTTTCTCGCCGCATTCGGCTACGCGCTCAACGACTACTACGACGTGCGCGCCGACGAGGTAAACAGGCCATCGCGCCCAATACCGTCCGGGATGCTGTCACGAAAAGCCGTGCTTGTCGTGGCCATTCTCTGTGCGTTGGCGGGGGCTCTATTCGCTCTCGGACTTCGGCCCGCTGTTCAGCTTGCCCTGGCAGGGATGTGTGGGCTCGTGTGGCTCTATAGCGCTCGGATGAAGCGCTCGGGTCTCCCCGGCAATATCCTCGTGAGTCTGCTCGCAGGCTCTACGCTTGTGGCCGGCGGGTTATCGGTTGGACACTTGAAGCCCGTTTTGTTCCCCGCTGTTCTGGCATTTCTTTCCAATCTGCCGAGGGAGATACTGAAGGACGTGCAGGACGTCAAGGGGGACTCACTCGCGGGTGGCCGGAGTGTCGCGAGTGCCAGAGGAGAGAGATTCGCGCTCAAACTTGCTTCGGTGATCATGCTCGTTCTTGTAGTGGTGAGCTTTGTTCCCTACTGGCCCCGACTCTACAATCGGTACTATTTCACCATTGTGCTACCGCTTGACGCTCTGCTGGTTTGGGAGGCGTTTTCAATGTGGGGTCTTCGGTCACCGCGCGATCCAATTGAAAAGCGCAGGATCGAGACGGTCGTTCGGGTCCTCAAATTTGCAATGCTGGCTGGCCTCACTGCAATCGGCGTTGGAAGCCTTTAGTAGGAGGTAGTTTTGAACTGGTGGACGGCTTTGATACTCGGAATCGTGCAGGGGTTTACCGAGCTATTGCCCGTAAGCAGCTCGGGGCATCTTGTGTTGTTTGAGAGGCTCCTCGGCGTGCGGCTCACGGACGCGTCATTTGAGATTACCGTTCACGTCGCAACGGCCGCGGCACTCTGTCTTGTTTTGAGACGTGAGATATGGCTCATGCTGCGGTCGATTCTGCCCGCTGGAACGTCGCAGGTTGTGGATTCAAAGACCGGGGGCTTCCTTCCAGGGGGTTCTGTGGGCTCTCAGGTCGAGGGCTCACAGAATGAAAGACGAAGGGGGCGTTTGCTCATCCTGGCCGTCGTTATCGGGACCTTACCGGCTGTTCTGGTGGGTGCGGTGGCTTCAGACAAGATTGAAGCCGCGTTTCACGGGGCCACTTTGACGGTTGCCATGCTTCCCTTGACAGGAGTTTTCCTGATCCTGACAAGATGGGCGCAAGATAGAGGCCGTGACGTGAGCAAGCTCCGCGCCCTCATCGTGGGGGTTGCTCAGGCAATCGCGATTCTGCCGGGGATCTCGCGCTCAGGCATGACTGTCGGTACCGGTCTTTTTCTTGGCGTTACAAAGGAACAGGCGGTCAAGTTCTCTTTTCTTCTCTCTATTCCTGCCATCGCTGGAGGCGCACTGCTCAAGCTGGCGAAGGGTTCCAGCGGCGTTCCAAGCGTGGGTGCGCAAAATCTCGCAATCGCATCGGTGGTTGCCTTCCTTTCGGCGCTCCTTGCGGCGAGAGTCTTGTTCGGCGTCGTAAGACGTGGAAAACTCGATTACTTCGGCTATTACTGCCTGGCGGTCGGCGTGCTCGGCCTTCTCTTTCTGGCCCGCTAGTGCGCAGATTTCTGCGCGAATCCTCGCCTCGTGATTCTTGCGACGTTCGCTCACTTGGAACTAATGTTTTTGTAACATTCCGCCGATAGCAGAGTTAGGAGGCTGATCTCAATGATTCCGAGCCACACATCCAGAGTCAAGCGCCTCCGAGACGGCGGTGACGGAATGATGCTTGACGAAAAACGTCTCAGAGCGATTCGAAGAAGAATCGCCGACGGCTACTACAACAGAAAAGAAGTGCGTCTTAGCATCGTCGAACGCCTCGTGAACGATCTCTCGGACGATGGCGAGGAGATCGAACCCTAGAATCCCGTGAATCTGCCCCGGCCGCTCTTGCCCTACGCCCTCAATAAAGTCTTGACTTGAGTGTAATTATTTGATATCATAACAATGTAGCAGGTCCGGATAATCACTGGATCCGTTCTTCAGATTTCCAACATCCTGCTCCGAGAGCGGACCGTGGCTATTGGTTTCCGGTTAGACAACTGAGCTTGAACAACAACTAGTGTGAAGCCTCACGGCGCTGCCCGCGAGGCTTTTTTTGTCGTGTTACGGGCCGCATGAATGCTGCGACGTGAAGGGCGCTCGGCCCTACAAGGAGTGTAGCGATGCGAACAGTCGCCAAGCAGGGGGTGTTCATTGTTCTGGTGCTAATATTGTGTTCCATGTTGCCGGGCGTAGCAAAAGCCAGGGAACTTGAGAACAGAGTCGTGATGCTTGACGATGCGTCCAACAAGATGGAGGCGGCGGGAGCCGTCGTCGATGTCTTCGGCGTGAACGCTGCCATGCAGGGCACCGACACGTTCTACTATGGCGGGACGGTGATCGGTCCGGGTGGGGTACCTTATGCTGCTGAGCCGTCGGCTCCCGGTTGGGCGAACCGGAAGATGTGGACGTGGAGCGCCGACGGTTTCAACGGGGTTCCGCACAGCGGTCTCTTCATGGACGGCTGGAAGGGTGTCGACAACACTACAGAGGCAGAGGACTACATGCACGTGGCGAGCAGCACGAGCGCTGACCCGTATTTCAACATCGGGTCGTGCGTGCTTTCTGGCAACAAGTCTCTCTTCTGTGGTATGACGAACCAGCAGGGCATCGATCTCTGCTTCAGTGACAATAGTGGCACTGGCTACGACAACAACATGTATCAGACGGTAGTCACGAAGAGTTACACCTACGCTTCTGGCGATCAGATCACTTTCTCTTACGACTACAACAACGAAAGCGAATCCGGGTACGACTACACCCATGTCATATTGCAGATTTACGACACTGGCGGCAGTGAGTGGGTGGACTACGACACGATGGCCACGTACGACGATGTGGTAAGCGGCAGCGAGAGCATGGACGTTGATAATTACCTGGCGTCGTTGACTCCTCCGGTCGATTTCCGCATCGCGTTCAATTTCGATTCTGATGGTAGTTACTCCGATGAGGACGGTTACAACCCGACCGTGTGCGGTGGTGTCGAGTTCGACAACTACGTGCTTACCATCAACAGCACGCCTGACAGTGAGAACTTCGAGGGAGTGGCAGACGGAGGGCTACCGTCGGGCTGGTCGCATTACTATGGTGGTTGCGGTGACTATGCTCACGTTGCGTATCTTGGCGACCTACCTGTTGGCCTGAATGGGGACGTCTGTCTCGCCCCGGTTGGTTCTGAGTGGTGTGGGATTGCGGACAGTGTGCTGGTGTTTTGCGATGAGAACCACCCTGCCTATCCGCATCCGCAGTGGCAGGACAACTTTGCGTATTCGCCGGTGGTCGATTTTTCTGATCGTCCCGGATTGCCTGGCAGGCGTATGGTGTGCGAGAGGTTTGGTTACTCGCCTATAGTGATGTACATTTTCTTCTTCTACAATGTTAGGTACGCTCCTGCGTGCGAGTCTGGTGGTTGGAGTGGGTGGTTGAGCGACGGTAACGTGTACTACACGGGTGAGACGGCGACGTGTCGTCCGTTGACCTGGGATGTTTCCAGTACCATCCCGCCCACAGCCGAGAAGGCACAGATTGCCTACGGTGTTATCAACTATTGCGATAGGGATCCGTGGGGTTGGAGCGACTGTTCGTACACGTGCAACGTAACGCCGTATTTTGACAACGTGTCGTTTGGTGTGTACGGTTCTGACGTTGCTCCGTACATCAGCATGGGAGAGCTGGACTATTTCCAGGATCAGTTTGCTGAGGACGGATCGCTTAACCCGACGAGCACTGCCGACACGAGAATAGCGGGCTATTTGAGCAACCTCGCTCCTCCGATCTTTGGGGACACGATGGTTTGTCGTGGTGGTGCGGATGACATGGAGGTATGGCTTACCTTCCGTATGGCGGAAGTAGGTCCACGGCAGCCTGTTACGAACGCGTTCTTCACTACGTGGTTCCCGACAGCGACTACCGGTGTATGGGAATCTGCCAGGATGGACACTGGCAGGGCGACTGCTTCTGGTGGTGCGACGACGCTTAC
Encoded proteins:
- a CDS encoding tetratricopeptide repeat protein, translating into MWPTRIPGKKDIQALRKACRDNPYDALAAVELARTLEANGESEEALSVIRLLMSNGRADEDAYLIAASLLRNRGEFEEALRVLRKAQESFPSSVAVGYGLGQVLAQMGRTEEAIAEQKAAIELDPRNAEAHFRLGVTYANTEMFEDALRQYESAIDLNPLHARAHTNLGFVLDKLGYHDDAIAAFKRALELDPESAEGHYNLGAVYGDQGLYREAIAEFKAALEIDPNSAEAHFNLGIAYLDGGRLDEALQEFKWSFQLNPKNPRASYYLGQVYSRKGIYDLAIDNFKRCIVGDPRDARAHYFLGLAYNKIDAIDEAIAAFEMVTKLMPQDCKAYFYLGVAYDKKRLPAKAREAYMTADRLLK
- a CDS encoding geranylgeranylglycerol-phosphate geranylgeranyltransferase, producing MNSFSVRRIAGLFAAMRILNSCAVFTATFVGGLLAAGGRMASGALGAIALAAASVAFLAAFGYALNDYYDVRADEVNRPSRPIPSGMLSRKAVLVVAILCALAGALFALGLRPAVQLALAGMCGLVWLYSARMKRSGLPGNILVSLLAGSTLVAGGLSVGHLKPVLFPAVLAFLSNLPREILKDVQDVKGDSLAGGRSVASARGERFALKLASVIMLVLVVVSFVPYWPRLYNRYYFTIVLPLDALLVWEAFSMWGLRSPRDPIEKRRIETVVRVLKFAMLAGLTAIGVGSL
- a CDS encoding undecaprenyl-diphosphate phosphatase; the protein is MNWWTALILGIVQGFTELLPVSSSGHLVLFERLLGVRLTDASFEITVHVATAAALCLVLRREIWLMLRSILPAGTSQVVDSKTGGFLPGGSVGSQVEGSQNERRRGRLLILAVVIGTLPAVLVGAVASDKIEAAFHGATLTVAMLPLTGVFLILTRWAQDRGRDVSKLRALIVGVAQAIAILPGISRSGMTVGTGLFLGVTKEQAVKFSFLLSIPAIAGGALLKLAKGSSGVPSVGAQNLAIASVVAFLSALLAARVLFGVVRRGKLDYFGYYCLAVGVLGLLFLAR